In the Deltaproteobacteria bacterium genome, TTAGGGGAGTCACTTGAAGTGATTACAAAACTGTGGACCGCAGAGCCAACGGCCTCCTTCAAGGGGGAATACTACACCTTGGTCGACGCACCGTTTATGCCGAAACCAGCCCAGAAGCCGCATCCACCAATTATGATTGGGGGCATTGGCGAAAAACGCACCCTGCCACTGGTCGCCAAATACGCGCAGATGTGGAATATCCCCAATCTCGCCCCCGACAAGATCGCCGAGAAAGGAAAAGTGCTCGCAGACGCGTGCAAAAAAGTGGGACGCAATTGCGCGGAGATTGAATGGTCATATTTAACACCGGTCTACATCAAGGCCGATCCCGCAGCCGCCCAGGGTCTTCTGGAAAATTTAGCCAAGTTACGCAACACCACAACCGACGAAGCCCGTAAAAGCATTCTCGTCGGAAACCCTGCAGCGATCCGCGAACAGATGCAAGCGTATATTGATGTCGGCGTTACCCATTTCATCATCAATCTGCGCAAGCCTGGGTTGTTTGACCGCGAAGGCGTACGGCTATTTGCCAAAGAGGTTATGCCGCACTTTCGGCAAAAGGCTGCGCAGACGGCAACAGCGAAATAGGGGCTGGGGACTTGGGGCTAGGGACTAGTTTTTCTTACAAGTCCCTAGCCTCTAGCCCCAAGTCCCAAGGGCCATAAACTAAAAAAGGGCGTCCCCCAATATCACCAACAGAGAGGAACACATCATGGCAGGAACATTCATCGGAAAAGTCGCGCTGGTCACCGGCGCAAGCTCCGGCATCGGCAGAGCGGCGGCATTGGCCTTTGCTCGTGAAGGCGCAAAAGTCGTTGCCGCAGACGTCACGGTCGAAGGTGGAGAAGAAACCGTCAAGCTCATTAAGAACACTGGCGGTGAGGCTATCTTCGTGAAAACCGATGTCGCCAACCCACGCGAAGTCGAAGCGATGGTCAATGCCGCAGTCTCGACCTACGGGAAACTGGATTGCGCGTACAACAACGCTGGCATCTCCGGCAAATCACAGAGTATTGTCGACACAACCGACGAGAATTGGGATCGCATCATGGCTATCAACCTCAAAGGCGTGTGGCTGTGCATGAAGTATGAGATTCCCGTCATGCTGAAGAACGGTGGCGGTGCGATTGTGAATACCGCCTCAGACGCCGGTCTGATCGGCGTGAAACGAACCGGAGCCTACGTCGCCAGCAAGCACGGTGTGGTGGGACTCACCAAAACTGCAGCGTTAGAAGTCGCCAAGCAAGGGATTCGCGTCAACGCCGTGTGTCCGGGGCCAATTGAGACCCCAATGCTAATGAAAGGTGCAAACCGCTTCCCACAAATGATTCCCAAGATGGTCAAGGCCCAACCTAACGGACGGTTAGGCAAGCCAGAAGAAATAGCCGAAGCGGCGGTATGGCTCTGTTCTGACGCGGCAACATTCGTCACCGGGCTCGCGATGCCGGTCGATGGCGGGTATATCGCGCAGTAGACGTAAGCGCTCAGCGTTCAGCGTTCAGCTATCAGCTTACCAATTTTGGCTTCCTGCTGAGAGCTGACGGCTGAGAGCTAAACGCTTATGTTCGCCATTATCGCCTCAAAAAAGGAGAATAATCATGAAACTAGGCATTTTCAGTTTTAACACCGAATACACCATGCCCGCTGACGAACTCGCCCGCGAATGCGAAGCACGTGGATTTGAATCATTATGGCTACCAGAACACACGCATATTCCCTCTAACCGTGAGTCACAGTATCCCGGCGGCGGAGAACTCCCTGAAGAATATGCACACATGTCTGACCCATTTATTGGTCTCGCTGCCGCTGCCGCTGCCACCAAGACACTCAAGCTCGGGACTGGCATCTCGCTGGTCACCGAACATGATCCGATCGTACAAGCGAAACAAGTCGCGTCACTCGACCGCATCTCCAATGGGCGATTCATTTTTGGCGTTGGCGCGGGCTGGAACAAAGAAGAGATGGCTAACCACGGCACGCCACCGAATAAACGTTGGAAGGTCTTTACTGAGCGGATCGAAGCCATGAAAGCGATGTGGACTCAGGATGTTGCCTCATATCACGGTCAGTTCGTGAACTTCGACAAGATTTGGTCATACCCGAAACCACTCACCAAACCATATCCCCAGATTCTGCTTGGCAGCTTGAACTCTGCCGTCGGTCGCCAACGCGTCGTTGATCTGTGTGATGGCTGGATTCCGGTGGAGACCGCAATTGCTGATATGGCTGCGTCCATCAAAGATCTGCACGAACGTGCACGTGCGGCGGGGCGAGATCCGCAGTCGATTCCCATTTCCTTCTTCTGTGTTCATGCAGCGGGCATAGAGCGGCTTGAACGGTATCGTTCATTGGGAGCAGTGCGTACCGTGGTTCGTGCGCCTACTGCCGGTCGCGAGGAAATTTTGCCGTTTCTCGATAAATACGCAGAGGTTGCGCGGAAGTTTGCATAATCTTCTTCCTTCCCCCCTGTTAAGGGTAATGACATTAAGTTCAGCCGTAACCTTACGGATGTGGGTTCCTTCTCCTTCCGGGAGAAGGTCAGGATGAGGGGAAGAAAGTGTAGTGCTCCTTATTCCATCCCCTCACCCTAGCCCTCTCCC is a window encoding:
- a CDS encoding LLM class F420-dependent oxidoreductase; the encoded protein is MRRYIIGLLTLCCLVVTTGAHAQSAASKPKHQIRFGLQAAQQQITVEELKDVWKEAEALGFDTLWVNDHLLASVGPPEGSELEAWTLLAAMATVTSKVKIGAMVSSNTFRHPAILAKMATTVDLLSNGRLILGIGSGWFEREHQAYGVVFPSVKDRSKALGESLEVITKLWTAEPTASFKGEYYTLVDAPFMPKPAQKPHPPIMIGGIGEKRTLPLVAKYAQMWNIPNLAPDKIAEKGKVLADACKKVGRNCAEIEWSYLTPVYIKADPAAAQGLLENLAKLRNTTTDEARKSILVGNPAAIREQMQAYIDVGVTHFIINLRKPGLFDREGVRLFAKEVMPHFRQKAAQTATAK
- a CDS encoding SDR family oxidoreductase — encoded protein: MAGTFIGKVALVTGASSGIGRAAALAFAREGAKVVAADVTVEGGEETVKLIKNTGGEAIFVKTDVANPREVEAMVNAAVSTYGKLDCAYNNAGISGKSQSIVDTTDENWDRIMAINLKGVWLCMKYEIPVMLKNGGGAIVNTASDAGLIGVKRTGAYVASKHGVVGLTKTAALEVAKQGIRVNAVCPGPIETPMLMKGANRFPQMIPKMVKAQPNGRLGKPEEIAEAAVWLCSDAATFVTGLAMPVDGGYIAQ
- a CDS encoding LLM class F420-dependent oxidoreductase, with product MKLGIFSFNTEYTMPADELARECEARGFESLWLPEHTHIPSNRESQYPGGGELPEEYAHMSDPFIGLAAAAAATKTLKLGTGISLVTEHDPIVQAKQVASLDRISNGRFIFGVGAGWNKEEMANHGTPPNKRWKVFTERIEAMKAMWTQDVASYHGQFVNFDKIWSYPKPLTKPYPQILLGSLNSAVGRQRVVDLCDGWIPVETAIADMAASIKDLHERARAAGRDPQSIPISFFCVHAAGIERLERYRSLGAVRTVVRAPTAGREEILPFLDKYAEVARKFA